A segment of the Acidobacteriota bacterium genome:
AGAGACAGGGTCTGGCTGAACAGGCTCGCCACGCGTACCATAGGGCCGTCCTCCGGGTTGCGGTGTCATCACTATCGTCCTCGTCAGACGAGATGATGCCGCATCCGGGGGATTCCTCAAACCGATCTTGGACAGGTGTGGATTTCAACAGATTCCCACATGCGATTGACGTAGAAAGCTCGGCGGGCATCACCGGTCATTGATGCTGCCGTCCCGGCGTCGGCTCCGAGGCGACGCAATGCCCGCTCGAACGGAAGCAATCGATTCTCGAGCTCCTCGTCAAGCCAGGCGGAGTGTTTGGCGCGGATGCTTTGTAGGTCGTCTGCGATTCCCATAGCGGTGACAGTTGGGCCCGCCTGAAAAAGCTCGGGTAATCGGGCGGTGACACACGACATGTACTCCTCGGCGAACGCAGCGTGTTTGTCGAAGGCGACATTGGCCATGTGAGATGACACACCCAACGTGAATGCCTGATTGGCCTCCTGGAGTTCAAGCGCTCGCTCGTGTGCGGTGCTATCGCGAAGTAGTTGATATAGGGCAGCGACCAGCGCGCCGACCCCAGGAACGCTGAGAACTCCCCTGAATGTCTCGGACACCGGGAGGACGTACGCCGCCGTGAATGAACCAAGGAGAACTGCCGTGGCGATCGCGTAGGCCACCCATGTGGGTCTCATCGAGCTCATCCTCAATCACCTACTCCAATTGTACTGCGAGTGTGGGGGAGGCGTCTGCTCCGGTCACAGGCCATTCACGGCTCCCTCCACCCGTTTGGTAACTGCGTTCGCCTTCTCCCCCTCCATCCTCCTTATGGGCTCGCCCCAAGCCACGCTCACTGGAAGCCGGAACCCGTGTGGGAAATGGGTGCCGCGCGGAAGCACTTTGAAAAGACCGCCGACGCGCACGGGGACCACAAGGAGGCCCAAGTCCTGCGCGAGGACGCCGACGCCCGGGCGGAACTCACGTATGGCGCCGTCACGACTCAACTCACCTTCGGGGAAGACGACGATCGCCCAACCGTTGTCGGCTAGATCGCCGGCGTAGTCGCGGGCCACACGGAACGCGGCGCTCCTTGGAAACGGGAACGTGTGAAACACTAGGCTGAGCAGGTTATACCCCCACCCCTGCCCAAGGCGCCGGAGAAAGGCGCCTTTCCCAGTGAGGTACTCCTCGAAGTACTCCGGCTGCATCGCCACCGCAACCCGCCGGCGCAGTCTTCGAGGAAGAGCCATGAGGAGTACCGGGACATCGAGATGACTCGCGTGGTTCGCGGCGAGGAGAAAAGGGGCCTCTAGATCCGCGAGCCGATCGCGTCCACGAACTTCAAGCCGCACAAAGAGCCTCAGGAGAGGGAAGACGACGAGCGTCTGAATGAAGCCGCGTACCAAGCCCGCCGCTCGGCCCCGCGCCCACCGAGGCATTACCCAGTGCTCGTCATGCACCGCCGCCGACCGCGCATCCGCCAGAAGCTGATCCAGCGACGCGTCCTCGTGAATCTTTGACGGATCGAGCTCGACTTGGTATCGCTCCTCGATTGATGCGGCTAGCTCCGCGACGTCAATCGAAGAAAGCCCAAGCTCCGCCCCCAGTCGCTGGTCCGTCCGCGCCGCCGACCCCGCGAGCTCGCGCAGAAGATCGATCGGCCCCGCACCAACTGGCGAAGTCCCTGACGAACCACCCGGCCGCACCGCCGCCACAACCTCCCGCCGCAACACCTTCCCCGTAGCCGTCCGCGGAAAATCCAAATCCCCCCAAACCGACCACCCCCGCACCCGCTGATGCGCCGCCAGAACCTCATTCGCCCCCGCCACCGCCAAACCCACATCCCCCCCCGGAGCAGGAATCACCGCCGCATGAACCTCCTCCCCCTTCCCCCCCGAAACCGCCACGACGCAAGCATCAAGAATCCCCACCTGCCGCCGCAAAACCTCCTCGACTTCTTCGGGAAAAACGTTCTGCCCCTCCCCCGTGACGATGACGTCCTTCTTCCTCCCGACGAACCGCAGCGACCCATCCGCCTCGAGCGCCCCCAGATCCCCGGTCCGAAACCACCCCGACTCGAACGCCGCCGAAGTCGCCGCAGAGTCTTCAAAGTAACCCGGAGTGACATTCCCCCCGCGCACGAGAATCTCGCCATCAAACCCAATCCGTACTTCCTGAGACCTCGTCGGCCGACCCAGGATCCCCACCCGATCATCGAACGGATTCGACACCGAGATGATGGGCGCCGTCTCCGTGAGCCCATACCCCTGCACGACCAGATACCCCAGATCCTTGAACGCGCGCTCCAGATCCGGATCCAGCCGAGCCCCCCCGACGACGAGAGCCCGAAGCCGCCACCCATGCTCCCGCCACAAGGCGCGCGCGCGCCACGCGCGCCGCCACCAGGCGCGAGGAAGAGCCCCCGCACGACGCCGCACGCGCTTCTCGAGGTAAGCCCGAAGACCCGCCAGATGCCGCGGCACCGAGACGAGCACCCAGGCCTTCTCCCGCTTCGCCAGAGCGAGCAGCGCCCCCGGCGGCCGCGACCCGCAGTACACAACCCGCGCCCCGAGAATCGAAGGGATGAAGAGCCCGAGCGCCTGCCCGAAGAGGTGGCTCAAAGGCACCAGAGAGACGAACGGAATCGGCGAGAAGGGAGACCACAGCCGCCGCCGCGAGACGATTCCCTTCTCGATCCCCGCGAGAGCCGTGAGGATGTTCGCGTGCGTGATCATCACGCCGCGCGGCTCCGCCGTCGTCCCCGAAGTGAAGACGATCTCCGCGAGATCGGAAGGTGAAGGATCGGCAATAGATCCGAGAGAGGAGGCCGGAGCCGCAGCCTCGACGTCCACCGCAAGAACCCCGGGAAGAGCGGGAGGCGCCCCCGCGCTCCCGTCATATAAGAGGATGCGCGCCCCGCACCGCCGCGCCACAGCCCCCACGAACTCCGCCGAAGACGACCGATCCAGCGGAACGACCACCGCCCCCGCGGCGAGGCACGCCGCGAAAGCCGCAACCCACGAAGGCCCGTCCTCGAGAAGGAGGAGGACGCGATCCCCCGGACCGAGCCCGACGGCCCGAATTCCCCCCGCGTGCCGCAGGACGTCGGCGTAGCTCTTCGAGTGCCTCCGCACCCCCGCCCGCACGAACCCACCCCGATCCCCGCACTCCGCCATCGTCCCGAGGAACGACTGGAGGTTGCGGCGAGGGGTGCTCACGTTCACCTTGGCTACGCGGATCGGCTGATGGGCCTCAGGTCGCCTCGCTTCAAGCCGTGCTCCGGGAGATCACGTTCGAGGACGACGGTGTCGAGTGGCTGGAAGATCATCGAGGACCTCCAGTCTACGCCCTTGCTAGTCTGAACGGAGAGTGTACCGCGATCCTCGCACTTTCGCTTTCACTCTCTTGTTGGGCGGCGTGTTTCGGTCTAGGATCATGCGCATGACAAAACCTACCGAGATGGTACTTGCTGACGCGCTCCGACTCGACGAGGATTCTCGTGCTGAACTCGCCGCAGAGTTGCTCGCCAGCCTCGACGGACCGAGCGACCCCGACGCAGAAGCGGCCTGGTCAGTGGAGATCGAGCGACGGATCGCCGCGATCGAAGCCGGAACCGCGACGCTTGAACCCTGGGACGACGTCAAGCGGCGGATCGAGAGAGAGATCCTCGGGAGGTGACGCTTCCCGTTCGGTTCAGCGGACCGGCAAGCGAAGAGTTTCGCGCTGCCGTCACCTGGTACGAGACGAGACGCCGCGGCCTCGGCGCCGAGTTCTTGGACGCGACCGCGGACACTGTGCGTCTCATCCAGCGGCAACCGGAAGCCGGAAGTCCGGCCTTCAAGGACCCCCGCACGCGCCGGACTCTGATACGTCGGTTTCCCTACCAGCTTGTATACCGCCTCGGCGAAGTGGAGATCGTGATTCTCGCCGTCGCCCACCTGAAACGGCGTCCAGGCTACTGGAAGCATCGCTCCTGACGGCCGGACCACCCAACTCTTCCCGGCTGAGACCACTCGGCGCGATCAAGCCTGAGGGCTCATCTCCCGTCAAGCCGGGGCCAGAGTCGGGCGGTCGAGCTTGTAAACCGGGGAATTGTTCCGCGGCAGGATGCGGGAGACGAGGTGCCTCAGCCAGAGCGAGACGCATCTCCCGACAGGGCTCGGTCTCGGGACGAGTCCGGCAGGGTCGCCTTCTTCGGCCACGCGGAGATAGCCGGCAATCTGGTTGAGCATGGCAAGGACGACTTCATCGTAGGTCGGACGCGAGGAGACCAGGTTGAACGTGACACATTCCGCCAGCCAGACGGTCTGTCCTTCGTCGTTCCGCTCAGGCCAGAGGTAGATTCTGCTCACCCTCACCTCTCGTTCGCCTTGAGGCCCTTGTTCCGCATGCGGAAGGCGGATCGGCTGAAGGGCCTCACTTGCGACCCGCGTTTTCGAGACTCACACCCTTTCCGGCCCGGAGACTTCGCCGCGCCGCCTCGATGCGCTTCAGAAACCGCGGGTCGTTCTCGAGCCGGTAGTCGAACCAGTCGTCCTCGGAGCGAAAACCGATCAGAACGCCGGCCGGCTTGCCGTGCCGCGTTATGACCACTTCCTCTCGCTCCGCCATCCGGAGAAACTTGGAGAGATCGTCTTCGACCGTAGAGAGCGCCGCTTTCTTCATCGTCCACCTATGGCTCGTTCAGCAGTCGCCCGCCCTCACCTCTCGTTGGCTTTGAGAATCTTCTTCCGCATCCTGAACGACCCCGGCGTGACTTCCAGCAGCTCATCCTCGCGGATGAACTCCAGCGCCTGCTCGAGCGAGAGAACCCGCGCCGGGATGATGTGCGCCGCGTCGTCGGCGGAGGAAGCGCGCATGTTCGTGAGCTTCTTCTCTTTCGTGATGTTCACGTCGAGGTCGTTGTCGCGGGCGTGCTCGCCGACGATCATCCCCTCGTAGACCATCTCGCCGGGCTTCAAGAACAATTCCCCGCGCTCCTGGAGGTTCTCGACGGCGAAGGAGGTCACGCGCCCCCCGCGGTCGGCGATGAGGGTGCCGGTGGTCCGGTGCGGGATCTCCCCCTGCCACGGCTCGAAGCCATCGAAGATGTGGTTGAAGATGCCGGTGCCGCGCGTGTCGGTGAGGAACTCGGTGCGGTAGCCGATGAGGCCGCGCGAAGGGATGCGGAACTCCATCCGGACGCGCCCCGTGCCGTGGTTCACCATGTGGGTCATCCGGCCCTTCCTGAGGGCCGTCTTCTG
Coding sequences within it:
- a CDS encoding addiction module protein, which encodes MTKPTEMVLADALRLDEDSRAELAAELLASLDGPSDPDAEAAWSVEIERRIAAIEAGTATLEPWDDVKRRIEREILGR
- a CDS encoding type II toxin-antitoxin system RelE/ParE family toxin, which translates into the protein MTLPVRFSGPASEEFRAAVTWYETRRRGLGAEFLDATADTVRLIQRQPEAGSPAFKDPRTRRTLIRRFPYQLVYRLGEVEIVILAVAHLKRRPGYWKHRS
- a CDS encoding AMP-binding protein, coding for MNVSTPRRNLQSFLGTMAECGDRGGFVRAGVRRHSKSYADVLRHAGGIRAVGLGPGDRVLLLLEDGPSWVAAFAACLAAGAVVVPLDRSSSAEFVGAVARRCGARILLYDGSAGAPPALPGVLAVDVEAAAPASSLGSIADPSPSDLAEIVFTSGTTAEPRGVMITHANILTALAGIEKGIVSRRRLWSPFSPIPFVSLVPLSHLFGQALGLFIPSILGARVVYCGSRPPGALLALAKREKAWVLVSVPRHLAGLRAYLEKRVRRRAGALPRAWWRRAWRARALWREHGWRLRALVVGGARLDPDLERAFKDLGYLVVQGYGLTETAPIISVSNPFDDRVGILGRPTRSQEVRIGFDGEILVRGGNVTPGYFEDSAATSAAFESGWFRTGDLGALEADGSLRFVGRKKDVIVTGEGQNVFPEEVEEVLRRQVGILDACVVAVSGGKGEEVHAAVIPAPGGDVGLAVAGANEVLAAHQRVRGWSVWGDLDFPRTATGKVLRREVVAAVRPGGSSGTSPVGAGPIDLLRELAGSAARTDQRLGAELGLSSIDVAELAASIEERYQVELDPSKIHEDASLDQLLADARSAAVHDEHWVMPRWARGRAAGLVRGFIQTLVVFPLLRLFVRLEVRGRDRLADLEAPFLLAANHASHLDVPVLLMALPRRLRRRVAVAMQPEYFEEYLTGKGAFLRRLGQGWGYNLLSLVFHTFPFPRSAAFRVARDYAGDLADNGWAIVVFPEGELSRDGAIREFRPGVGVLAQDLGLLVVPVRVGGLFKVLPRGTHFPHGFRLPVSVAWGEPIRRMEGEKANAVTKRVEGAVNGL
- a CDS encoding type II toxin-antitoxin system Phd/YefM family antitoxin, which codes for MKKAALSTVEDDLSKFLRMAEREEVVITRHGKPAGVLIGFRSEDDWFDYRLENDPRFLKRIEAARRSLRAGKGVSLENAGRK